The sequence below is a genomic window from Lolium perenne isolate Kyuss_39 chromosome 7, Kyuss_2.0, whole genome shotgun sequence.
CTAAGTTGGTTTCTTGGAATGAGTTGCTACAACGCTTACACTCAGTTCAGTTGCTACAGGGTTCCGATGAATTTTGTTGGAGTCTCACTAAGAATGGAGTATTCCCGGTAGGTTCCATGTATAAGACTTTAATTGAACCTATTCAGCGTGTGCTTAATAAAAAAACATTTGGAAGATGTAGATACCATTGAAAATGAAGGTATTTGCATGGTACCTTCGTCGTGGGGTcgttcttactaaagataaccttgcaaaacgTAACTGGCATAGATGTACGAGATGTGTTTTCTATCATGAAGAAGAGACAATAAAATATCTTTTTTTCCAGTGCCGGTTCGCTAGATCTATATgttcaatcattcagataggttaCCTTATATCCTCCAAGAagcattgcaaatatttttggcaattAGTTGAATGTGGTGGATTCTAGATTTAAGGTTCTTATCATGGTGGGAGCGGTTGCCATAAtttggtcgctttggctatgtagaaatgacaagatttttattgataaatgttctTCTCTTATACAGCTCATCTACCAATGTACGGTTTTGCTCCGTTTATGCTCACCGCTCCAGCGCCTGGAGGACcgcgacctctttacggaggtgtctacacgattggaggaaaCGGCCAAAAAATTTATTACCCAACATGGATGACTACATAGTCGTAGAATTTTGACTCGTGTGACTGTTTTGGATAACTAGCTATGTTTTTTTTATTCCACTCTTCGTAGTGAATTCGTGTGAGTTTATTGTTTTGGACGGCAGTAGAAACTGAGTGTATTGCTTCAAACTTTTGAGTAATAAAATACCTTTTATCGAAGAAAAAAATATGTGGGCTAGGATTTCATAGCTCGTTCGCCTATTTACTGGCCCATCCAACGAAGTCAAACCCGACTAGGACATATATCCATCCAAGAACTAATGTCGACGAAGTGTGTCGATGAAAACTCGAAACACATTTGGAGAAGAGAAAGTGACGAGCACTAGCTCACGACCAACCACACTGCAGACCAAACACACTGGCAGAGAGTCCATAACCACCAGATAATCAATCAATCCCGCACATAGCCGATCATGGTCAGCAAGATAAGTCAACAAGAGATAATCACGGTTAATGTAACTAAGCTAGAAGCCTAGAACGCCTTTCTCGAACCATCCGAGCACTCGTCGGCCGATCGGGCCTTGGTGCACAGCCAGAACGACGCACCAAAAACGAAACGCAGCAGATCGATGGCCTCGTCTGAAGCTACACACCACAAAACATACGTCGCCTTCGTGCGCTCCAGGAGGCACACGACCGCCGCGCACCAAAGTAGAGCTAGccaatctcaaaaaaaaaaaagtagagCTAGCCGAGCGCGCGCGGAGCCCGGACGTACGTGTCGAGCGGCACCAACATCAGAATTGCTCCACTAGCTAGCCAGCCAGCCAGAGCGCGCACGCACGCGCGGCCTCGCCCAGCCGGCCGCCGCCACCGGTCCAAACCGCACTAACCCGCCGCGCTACCGTGGCGCTCCCCTGGACCCTATAAATGCCGCCGCGCTACCGTCCCATCTCGATCAGATCATCCCAGTCTCCCAGAGTATTGGAGGCAGCATCGATCATCCAATCAACAAGTGCAGCAGCCGCTAGCTCGCGAGCTAGCTTCACGACATATACGTAGACAGCGTGGTTCGTTCTTGTAGTAGCGGCTTGCGCCGTTGCACGTGTGGGGTAGCTGCATCATGCGCGGCGCCATGGCTTGTTTCATGAAGGCCGTTGTGTTTGGCGCCGCCGTGCTGGCTGCATTTGCTCTTGCGGCGGAGGGCCGCGCCGCCCGGAAGGACCTGGGACTGGGCCTCAACCTCGGCGGGGGTGGCGGTGGAGGCCTCGGAGTTGGCACCGGCGGCGGCTTGGGGGTCGGGACCGGTGGCGGCGTCGGGATCGGCTCAGGGATCGGCGTCGGCGTCGGAGGTGGCGGCTCTGGCTCTGGCTCTGGCTCAGGGTCTTACTCAGGCTCCGGCTCTGGGTCGGCCTCCGGGTCAGGTTCCGGCTCATCGTCGGCAGGGTCAGGCGCAGGTTCCTACGCGGAGTCAGGCGCCGGCTCGAACGCAGGGTCCGGCGGCGCAGGGTCGCACGCCGGTTCCAGCGCCGGCTCGTACGCGGGCTCCAACGCTGGGAACGGAGGGTCCGGCGCGGGCTCGTATGCCGGCTCCGAAGCAGGCTCCTACGCAGGGTCCGGCGCTGGTCCGCATGGAGGCTCCGGGGCCGGCTCGTACGCGGGGTCCAGGGCTGGCTCCTACGCTGGCGGCGGCCATGGCAAGTGAGCTCGCCAACAAGACCGAAATGCTATGTTATGTACTGTAACAAAATATGGTATGCTGTGATGTTTACTGGCCTATATATGTTTGGATCACCTCCATGCAATGTATCGTATAAATAAGTGTGTAGGTGGTGGACGATGAATAAGGTATAGATTTACTCGGATCAATAATTCAGCATATATGAAGATTGATTTGGTGTATGGAACACTCTTATGGCTTATTGACTTGATGAGGAAATGGTTAGTTACAACGTCCGAGATTTTTTCAGAGAGGTCGTGATATACGATCCAACATGAATTCAAGACCATAGTTCTTCCGATCACCAAATCTCAGatgtgagggcatctccagcggcgcgacgcaaatggtcgttttcgtccgccgtgaccggaaatgcgtctggcaccctctccagcggggcgacgcaaagtgaccgggccgtccgcggagacgcaaacatggcccaaatatgcgcctcggatgcgtctccgcggacactgCGCGGACGCCGAAAGTGTCCGGTCGTATccggcggacgtttcgtcgggcccgcctggcagcgacccggcgtcgatgcgtcttctcaaacgcgctcGCGATCGGGCGCCGCGTCGCTGCGGCGATCTGTGCCACGTTAATGgcaatgcctcggctgccgagcggccgcagcccacctccgccaaccacgttaatggcgtcgccacgcgtcccgcggccaccacatgcctccggcctatataacggggccgcgccttcttcttcctcatccactccctcCATAGAAACCCTAGTATCCACAAAGCTCCAGCGTtccgccgcctaggtgttcctgcgacgcagccagccCCGCGAGGAAGACCATggcgggtcctggtggccggcgaggcggtcgaggccgcggccctggacGGCCCCGGGGACGGGGCAGGGGCCgcagtggtggagcagctacggccccacgctcgccgttgCTGCGCCCTCTTCGTCTTCCTCCGACGTGGAGGGACgccgcttcgagttcctcctccgcatcgacgacgacccgctCGGCATCAAGCGtctccggacaagttcgccgagttcgtcgacggcgtcgagccggcgcatttgCGGCTACGGGAGGCCGCCCGCAACTTCGCCGCCGGGGCCGTGGAGGTCTGTTCGACGGGCGAGGGCAAGATGTACTTGCACACCGGGTGGGGCAAGTTCGCCGTGACACGGCGCTCGAGCCCGGCCGccggctcaccttcctctacgagggacaCGGTGAGATggtcgtcaaggtcttcgacgacacGGCTGCCGcagcactaccacaccggcgaatccgagtcggactccgatagttagaacgtagagtgttctttctttgcagcgaatctggctacggcCAGAAGAAGCCAGTAGTGGAAGGTTTCTgtctgttcgcctcatcggtagaaccaacaagggcaccgtcaatcctcccgctggattttccagtttgggtgactgggtgtgccctcgaatgttctttcttggcagcgaacatacggaaatcaacacaactggtttctatttttaaaatatttatatttgtgtccaccatggtacaaactatgtattagtttgtgtaaaccatgttccaaactatgtattagtttgtgtaaaataatcttccaatttgtaatatttggaagtatgttgaaatgaaaaagagaaaaaaaaatgcgtcgggccgctggagccaaccccagacgcaaacggacacgcggacgaaaacggtcattTCAGCGTCCgctgcgcgacgcaaacggacgcgcgcggacactaaaatgcgtcgcgccgctggagatgccctcgcaCAACGCATTAGGTCACCGTTATTTTACATCGTTTGCTAAAATACATTCTGGCAAAGCTATAATCAGACGGTGTGTTTTGGTAAACACTAAAAAAATAACAGTGTCATGTAGCAAATTTTCCTACAAGACAATCATTTTATACAGATTAGTGACATGTGCTCTGCCCTGGTGTTGGCATGAAAACTTTCGAGAACAAATTAGTCCTTGCGTGCCGTGCGCATTCTGTACATACCCTGCCATggatgaaaaaaaaaatcaacacGATAGAGCACGAAGACCAAACTACCAACAGTACATCTGTACATGCAAACGCAGAAAAATGCCAGCAACTGAGGCTGTGTTCGGCAACAAAGTATTTTTGAAGTTTTGAAAATACTGCAGTTTTCTAAAGTACTGCAGTTTAGAATACTTTGATGTGTTTGGAAACGGATGAAAAACTGTGGTATTAATACTGAAGTATCCCAAAAACTGTGGTTCTTGTGAAGTATTAAAAAATCAACTTGAGACCTCTTTTTTCTGAAACGGAGAAAGCGAGAAAAAAAAAAACGACACACAAGTTCTCTAGATATCATTGACCGCAGCCCACCATTTTTCCTCACGAGATACGACCGCAACCATGGACGGCCACGAAAGACACACATCATACGTAGTACTAGATAGCAGAGCTGCAGGTGGAGCAGACTTACTTCAGTGCATGCAATTTGCTACCTCTGATGCATTTTCTTCATCTACGTCTCACAAGTCACAATGTCTAGTCCATTGTCCTACAcagacgtatctcgagtgttttGCTTGAATCATTATCACTATTAGCTTGCGACACATTTTTTTGAGTTCTCGTGTCGTAGTATATGATGTTCACATCAATCGGTCAAATGGACAGTAAAACAACATTCTCCAAACACTTGGCAGTTTTTATCGAAACAGATAAATACTGTAGTATCACAAAACTGCACTATTCCTTCCACGTGCACTGAAATACTTCAGTTTTGGAAAAACTTAGTTGCCAAACTAGGCCTGAGGGATTAAGTGAAGCAGAAGTATCATCATTGACATGAACCCACTGGTTCTGTTAATGCTGTTAATTACATCTTCACTGGCCTCTAGCCGTGGGCATGCTCAATGAGACAGAATTAAACCAAATTAAACAAAACAAAATGGACAGCCGCCAGATTATTCCTGCCCCTTCCATTTCGAGTTCAGACGAACTACTGCATCCACAAGGAAAAGAACAGACATTTTGAAGGACAGATGTGTGTTTGCCTAAGAGGATCTTCAAGCAGATGACTTGGTAGCAGCTTGTTGAGTTGTGGCAGCACGCGGGCCAGAAGCAGTTGCTGCAGGTGGCGGAACATACATCTTAGCTCTGCGAAGAACCTCAGCAACAATCCAATGCTTATTTTTGCTCAGGGGCCTACAGGGATCCAGCTTAACCTGAAAAGATATCATCCGGCCATTATTTTAGAAAAAAGGGTATCTTCGGAGAGGGAAAATGTTGTAGTCTATATTGCACGTTTAGTGAATCATAGTACAAAACGAATACTAGTCTCCAGTAAGAAGATAAATACTACAATATATCACAGCACAAAACATTGCGAACTCATTATAGATTAGATAGAGCAACTGTATGTCAGCCATCTCAGTATAATCTTTTATAGACAGTCACACAAGCTTCTTTATAAAAACCATGCTTCTTGGTGATGTGGATCTCTGGGTGCTTACAGAAAAAATAGTTTAGCAGTCACCACTCACCACCTTTACAGATGTGAGATGCACAAAACACCAGGTCTAAGCAATCTTTTCAAATAAGACCATGTTAGTTTATTAGAGTTCACTCTGCAGCTGCCTAAACTCCTTGTTCAGTCAGACATGCTTGGATACAGCTCGTCCCATTTCTGTCTTTGTTTCCAGTAAACAATTGGCACAGGGATTTAGGGGCTCTATTTGGTCGACCAATATGACTGGATGGCTTCAAACCGTGCACTACAGATGTGGAGATACAACACACATCAAATGAATAGAGGTGGCCAGCAGGTCAACCGCGTCGACAGTTACCAGGGGCCACTTGCGAGCAAGTTAGATCTGACCAGGCCAGATTGTTCGGGTTGTGCAGTATGAGATGAGATTGCAAAATAGATGTTCTGCATAAGGCTTAGAGATGGTATCCTGTCCAATTATTTTGATATATGTTGTGTACTGCCTGCCCGATTACATTGTTATTCACTTTTGCATAAAGCAATAATTGGACAAATCACATGCAAACATTATGGAAATATCCTTCACATAGGATTGTCTATCAGATATTCCTTCACATACATAGAAGTTTGGGTGCCAAAACGTATGGTATCCTAGAGACCACGATGGAGAAAAAAATGTCATTCTAGAACATCCACCGTCATTACACATATGTTCAGAAGGCAATATTGTTTTATTTGAAAGATCACAAAGCCTAGACTGGGTTTCTCCAATAAGCTAGCTAGTGCTTACTGAAACTTCAGTTTACAAGCTGAAAAAGTAAACCAGATTTGTCTTATTTGGACTTGGAGCTCCGGAAAGCTTTACCTTATCATTTAGTGATGAATCTGGGAAGAAATAAACTGTTCAATCTAGCTTGCTTGAGATGACAATAAGATAATATCACAGATTGAAGTACAGAAATACGAGATAGTGCAGCAATCACGTAAGATGTAAAAAAAACCTTGTATTGATTGATGTGTGGGAGCAAAAAGCTAGTAATGTGCTAGTAATAAATCAGCCACGTTCTTTCGATGGACGACCTCAAATTCCAAAGCTACAAGAGAATATGTTGATTGACTATACAACAGTTAAACTGAAAGATTACCAACTGTATAGTACTAGAGTCTAGTTGTATTGGCATCACAAGTAGATAGTTCGAAAAGGAAGTTCTACTAATGCACTTCACAAAGTTCACGCAGTAAGCATTTTCTACCATCTGGAACTTGTTCAGAAGCAAACACGCAGGGAGAAGGATGGATATTAACTCTACAGGATCAAGTGTAATCTCAACTAACAAATATGGTCACCATCTCAAGAGAAACCAGTGTCGACAGACAAAACTACCAAACAGACAGCTTAACTGGCAGGATTTCTTGAAATTTATAACATTAAGGTAGACATGAACACCAAAACTGCTTTCATATTTTGAGCCCGTCTTTAAGTATGAACCATACGTCCAACAAAGAGCATATAACAGTCAGGAGCATGGCGTATACTAGAGATAGAAGAGAAACTACTAACCAGCAAGCTTAACTGGCAAGATTTTCTAAAATTTACAACAGTATAGTAGGCACGAACATCCAAACTGCGTTTGTATTTTAGCCGCTCTTTATGTATGAATCATAGGTCGAACCAAGAGCACATAAAGTTACCTTCTATACCATTAATTAATGAATCATTAAGTTTGAACTAAATTCTAAAAAGTTGAATTCAAACCCGTACACAGCATTCAAAGTTCAAACAGGCCCTCAGAacataaagctgaacctcaatcaGAGGACGCCAAAATGAATCGTGATACGGAAATGAGTAGCGATAGGAAAATTAGACGACTTCATACGCAATAGCCTAATCAAATGCAGCATCACATTTAACAGAGGGAAGGGGGCGAAGTACAGAGGGATGGTTACTAGAAGTACTTGACAACTGCTAAGCAGCCAGCTTAATTGGCAGGATTTCCTAAAATTATAACAGTAGAGTAAACACAAATACCAAAACTGCTTTCATATTTTAGCCCCCTCTTTAAGCAGCCAACAGTATACTGTATAACAGAAATAGTTGAGAAACTACTAAGCAGCAAACTTAACAGCCATGATTTTCTAAGATTTACAACATTAGAGTAGACACCAACACTGAAACTGCTTTCATATTTTAGCCGGTCTTTATGTATGAACCATAGGTCCAACCAAGAGCACAATAGTAACCTTCAGCACGATTAAATAATCAATCATTAGATTTGAACTAAATTCTAAGTAGTCGAATACAAACGCCTACCCCATCGTTCAAATAGGCCCTCTGAAGAAGCCCTCTGATCCTCAATCGGAGGACCTCGGAAATGAATCGTCACACGGAAATGAGTAGGCATAGGAAAATTAGATGACTTCACAAGCAACGGCCTAATCAAATGCAGCATCGCAGTTCACAGAGGGAGGGGGGGCGAAGGAGCAGGCGGTTACTGACCCTGTCGCCGATGTTGCAGTCGTCGGCCTCGTCGTGCGCCATGAACTTGGAGGTGCGCTTGACGTAGCGGTTGTACACCTTGTTGTGGAAGAGGCGGtcaaccgccaccaccaccgactTCTGCATCTTGTTCGAGACCACGATCCCGACCACGGGCTTCATCTCGGCCCGCAAGATCGAGCCCCTCCGGTGACGGATCGGGCGCTGCGCCGCGGGCCTGCGCCGTTCagtattggcggcggcggcggcggcggcggcgagttgGCGCGTGGGGCGAGACTGGAAACCCTAGTTAGCTTCTCAGTGTGATGCGAAAGGGGACGTGGCGGCGGTTCGCGGTTGGTGCCGGGCAGGCCGGCCAGCGACGGGAAGGGTTTAGCTCGGGTTTCAGAAACCTGTATTGGTGGCCGTCCGATCAAGATTGTTCGTGTTAGATTTAGGAGGGCCCATAACTCCGTTTCCTAGCTCGCAAGGATGATCATTTCCCCAATTTAATCCAAAAAAGTTTCGGTTGCACTACTACTTAGATTATTTGCCTCACTAGCTA
It includes:
- the LOC127318448 gene encoding small ribosomal subunit protein uS17c yields the protein MKPVVGIVVSNKMQKSVVVAVDRLFHNKVYNRYVKRTSKFMAHDEADDCNIGDRVKLDPCRPLSKNKHWIVAEVLRRAKMYVPPPAATASGPRAATTQQAATKSSA